In the genome of Falsirhodobacter halotolerans, the window CCGGGCAAACGGGTCCATCCCCTTTGGCGAAAATGGGCGCGATATGGACAAGGCGAGGCTTCTGTGAAACAGGTCCGGCCATCCCCCGGAGGTATTGCCATGACCGTCGTCACCCGTTTCGCCCCGTCCCCCACAGGTTACATCCATGTGGGCAACCTGCGCACCGCGCTGATGAACTGGATGATCGCCCGCAAGCAGGGCGGCACGTTCATCCTGCGGCTGGACGACACGGATCAGGAACGCTCAAAACAGGAATATGTCGACGCGCTGAAGGAAGACCTGGAATGGCTGGGCCTGACCTGGGACCGCGAGGAGCGTCAGTCCGCGCGACTGGAGCGTTATGCTGAGGCGGCGACCCAGTTGCGTGCGTCGGGACGGTTCTACGAATGCTTCGAGTCGCCCACCGAACTGGACCTGAAGCGCAAGAAGCTTCTGAACATGGGCCGCCCGCCGGTCTATGACCGCGCCGCGTTGAAGCTGTCGGATGACGAAAAGGCGAAATTGCGCGAAGAACGCGGCGGCTACTGGCGGTTCCAACTGGATCAGGAGCGGATCGAGTGGACGGACGGCATCCTCGGCCCCGTGTCGATCGACGCCGCGTCGGTGTCCGATCCGGTGCTGATCCGTCAGGACGGGCAGGTGCTCTATACCTTCGCTTCCTCGGTCGATGACATCGACATGGGGGTGACCTTCATCGTGCGGGGGGCGGACCACGTCACCAACACCGCAACGCAGATCCAGATCATGCAGGCGATGGGCGGCACGCCCCCCGATTTCGCGCATCATTCGCTGCTGACCGGCCCGCAGGGCGAGGCGCTGTCGAAACGTCTGGGCACCCTGTCGCTGCGCGATCTGCGCGCGCGGGGGGTGGAGCCGATGGCGCTTTTGTCGATGATGGCGCGTCTGGGATCGTCCAAACCGATCGAGGTTGTGGACAGCTTGGACGATCTGGTCGCGGGCTTCGACATCGGCAGCTTCGGCGCGGCCCCGACGAAGTTCGACGCCGAGGATCTGTTCCCGCTGACCAAGCAATGGGTGCAGGCGCGGCCCTTCGATGCGGTGCGCGCCCGCATCGCCGCTTTGGGCGTGCCGGATGGCATGGCCGAACCCTTCTGGCAGGTGGCCCGCGACAACATCACCGTTCTGGACGATCTGGAGGGGTGGTGGACCCTGTTCCGCGACGGCGCCGACCCGCTGATCGAGCCGGAGGACGCCGACTTCGTGGCCGAGGCGCTGACCCTTCTGCCCCCCGCCCCCCACACGCGCGAGACGTGGGGCGAATGGACCGCCAAGGTCAAGGAGGCCACGGGCCGCAAGGGCAAGGGGCTGTTCATGCCGCTGCGCAAGGCCCTGACGGGGCAGGCGCACGGGCCGGACATGGCCGAGGTTCTTCCCCTGATGCAACGCATCCGCGCCAAGGAATGATCGAAGGCCCCCTCGGGGGCCTTTTTCATTGGGGGTTGCCGCCATGGAAAAACGACGCTATCTAAAAATAGTTATAAGATAACATAACGAGAGAGAGTTCATGTCGTTCCCCCTTTCTGCGCTTGCGCTGACCGCCGCGCTGGCCCTTGGCACCGCCGCCCATGCCCATGGCACACATGATCATTCCCACGATCATGACCATGACCACGCGCATTCCGAACCGGAAAAGACCGCCGCCACCGGCTATTTCGAAGATGCCGAGGTGCAAGGCCGCGATCTTTCCGATTGGGAGGGGGAATGGCAGTCGGTCTATCCCTATCTCATGGACGGCACGCTGGATCCGGTGATGGAGCACAAGGCCGAACACGGCGACAAGGCGGCCGAGGAATACCGCGCCTATTACGAAACCGGCTACCGCACCGACGTGGATCACATCACGATCGCCGGCGACCGCGTCTCGTTCACCGAAGGCGACCAGACGGTCACCGGCACCTATGCCGATGATGGGTACGAGATCCTGACCTATGCCAAGGGCAACCGCGGCGTGCGCTATGTCTTCCGCAAGACCGAAGGGGACGACGGCGCACCGGAGTTCATCCAGTTCTCGGACCACATCATCGCGCCGCAGGTGTCGCACCACTACCACCTTTATTGGGGCGATGACCGCGACGTCCTGCTGGACGAGATCGTGAACTGGCCGACCTATTATCCCGCCGATCTGGACGCGCAGGGCATCCTGGACGAGATGCTGGCCCACTGAACGATGAAGGCCGGGCGCGATGCCCGGCCTTTGCCTTATCCCCGCGACAAAAGTGCGGTCGGCCGTGCCTTGGCCAGGGCCTGCACGATCAGCGCCGCCAAGGCCGCCTTCACCAGATCGCCCGGCAGGAAGACGGCCATGATGCCCGCCGCCCCCCACCATGTCGTGGCCGAAGGCGCCAGCAGCCAGAACCCGGTGATCCCGAACACATAGACGACGCCGATCCCGCCCGTGACCGAGGCGGCGAAGGTCACCGCCCCCACATGCGCGCGCCAATGCGCAAGGATCAGCCCGATCACGAAGGCCCCCACCGGATATCCGATCAGGAATCCCGCCGACGGCCCGACAAAGGGCGCAAGGCCCCCGCGCCCCCCGGCAAAGATCGGCAGGCCCAGCGCGCCCACGACCAGATAGAGAAGAACCGCCAGCGCCCCGCGTTTCGCGCCCAGAACCGCGCCGCACAGCATGACGCCCAGCGTCTGCATGGTGATCGGCACGCCGAACGGCAGGTGGATCTGCGGCACCGTCGCCAGCACCGCGATCAGGGCGGCGAACAGCGCCGTCATCGTCAAGGTCCGTTCCATCGTCATCCCCCGTGGCCGTATCACGAAGGGGTTATGACAGACCGCCCCGCGCGCGCAAGGCCTCGGCCAGACGTTCGGAATCGTCCAGCGCGCCCAGAAGGGTGGGCGTCACCACCCGCCAGCGGGGCGTGCCCGCCGCCCGCGCGCGCCACGCATCCGCCAGGCGGGCATGGCGGTCCGCCGTCACGGGCACGGTGCGGATCATCAGCGCCACGGCCATGGCCAGCGTGGCGGGCGGCAGGCCCAGATGCCGCAGCGGGGCCGCCACCCAGGCCAGAACGCCGGTCAGCGCATCCAACCGCGAGGTCATCGTCACAAGGTTCGCGGCAAGGATCGCCGTGGCAAAGCGCAGCACCATCACCGCCCCCGCCTGCGCCGCGCCCAGCCACAGGTGCCACAGCAGGATCACGGCCAACAGTGGCAGGACGGGCCGCAGCACCCGCAGCCCCCCCCGCAGGAACCGCCCCCCGCACAGGGCGTAAAGCGCGAGGGTGACCGCAAGGCCCCCCATCAGCACCGCCGGCCGGTCGATCATCATGACAGCGGCGGTAAACAGCAGCAGCACCAGCAGCTTCGGCCCCGCGCGCAGGCGGTGCAGCGGCGTGGGGTGGGGCCAGGTCAGGGCGATCACAGCGCGTCCCCGGCCAGATGCTCCATCCGGGCGACGAATGCGGGCAGAAGGCGCGCGGGCGGGCCGTCGTCCTGAATGCGCCCGCCTTCAAGCCACAGGACGCGGTCGCACTCCATCACCGCCTCGGGGTCGTGGGTGATGGTGATCAGGCGCTGGGGCAGGGCGGCCAGACGGCGGCGCAGCGCGATCCGGCTGGGCAGGTCCAGCGCGGCGAAGGGTTCGTCCAGCAGGATCGTGCGCGGCCCCATCATCAGGATCGCCAGCAGGCACAGATACTGCT includes:
- a CDS encoding energy-coupling factor transporter transmembrane component T family protein; translation: MIALTWPHPTPLHRLRAGPKLLVLLLFTAAVMMIDRPAVLMGGLAVTLALYALCGGRFLRGGLRVLRPVLPLLAVILLWHLWLGAAQAGAVMVLRFATAILAANLVTMTSRLDALTGVLAWVAAPLRHLGLPPATLAMAVALMIRTVPVTADRHARLADAWRARAAGTPRWRVVTPTLLGALDDSERLAEALRARGGLS
- a CDS encoding biotin transporter BioY, which encodes MERTLTMTALFAALIAVLATVPQIHLPFGVPITMQTLGVMLCGAVLGAKRGALAVLLYLVVGALGLPIFAGGRGGLAPFVGPSAGFLIGYPVGAFVIGLILAHWRAHVGAVTFAASVTGGIGVVYVFGITGFWLLAPSATTWWGAAGIMAVFLPGDLVKAALAALIVQALAKARPTALLSRG
- the gltX gene encoding glutamate--tRNA ligase, translated to MTVVTRFAPSPTGYIHVGNLRTALMNWMIARKQGGTFILRLDDTDQERSKQEYVDALKEDLEWLGLTWDREERQSARLERYAEAATQLRASGRFYECFESPTELDLKRKKLLNMGRPPVYDRAALKLSDDEKAKLREERGGYWRFQLDQERIEWTDGILGPVSIDAASVSDPVLIRQDGQVLYTFASSVDDIDMGVTFIVRGADHVTNTATQIQIMQAMGGTPPDFAHHSLLTGPQGEALSKRLGTLSLRDLRARGVEPMALLSMMARLGSSKPIEVVDSLDDLVAGFDIGSFGAAPTKFDAEDLFPLTKQWVQARPFDAVRARIAALGVPDGMAEPFWQVARDNITVLDDLEGWWTLFRDGADPLIEPEDADFVAEALTLLPPAPHTRETWGEWTAKVKEATGRKGKGLFMPLRKALTGQAHGPDMAEVLPLMQRIRAKE
- a CDS encoding metal-binding protein ZinT, with translation MSFPLSALALTAALALGTAAHAHGTHDHSHDHDHDHAHSEPEKTAATGYFEDAEVQGRDLSDWEGEWQSVYPYLMDGTLDPVMEHKAEHGDKAAEEYRAYYETGYRTDVDHITIAGDRVSFTEGDQTVTGTYADDGYEILTYAKGNRGVRYVFRKTEGDDGAPEFIQFSDHIIAPQVSHHYHLYWGDDRDVLLDEIVNWPTYYPADLDAQGILDEMLAH